The DNA region CGATGCCCGCCTTCTTGATCTTGTTGCGCAGGACGCTGGCGCCCATCGCGCTCGAGCCCATGCCGGCGTCGCAGGCGAAGACCAGGTTCTGGACCCTCGTCGCGGTGGCGGTGGTGCCCGACGCGGCGGCCTCTTCGGTGTTGGCCGGGGCGTTGTTCCCGAGCAGACCCGCGGTCGCCGAGTTCACGTCGCGGCCCTTGTTCGCCTGGAGCTTCGCCATCGCGGCGCTCATGTCACCGCCGCCGTTGGCCAGGTCGCGCTTGCGGCTGGCGAGCAGGAAGAACGACGAGACCGCGAACGACACCGCGGCGGACAGGACGACCGACAGGATGACACCGAGGAAGCTGTTGCGCTCCGTGGCACCGAGGACGGCGAAGATCGATCCGGGCGATGCCGGAGCGACGAGACCGGACTGGAACGCGACGTTCGTCGCGACGCCCGTGGCACCACCGAGGATGACGGCGATGAACAGGACCGGCTTCTGCAGCACGTACGGGAAGTAGATCTCGTGGATGCCACCGAAGAACTGGATGATGATCGCGCCGGGAGCGGTCGAGCGGGCGATGCCGACACCGAAGAAGGTGAAGGCGAGGAGCAGACCGAGGCCGGGGCCGGGGTTCGCCTCGAGCAGGAACAGGATCGACTTGCCGGACTCCTGGACCTGCTGCGCGCCGAGCTGGTCGAGCACACCGTGGTTGATCGCGTTGTTCAGGAAGAACACCTTGGCCGGCTCGATGATGACGCTGGCGAGCGGCAGCAGCGAGTGCTGGACGAGGAAGTTCACGGCGTCGCCGAGGCCCTCGGCGATGAGCTTGAACAGCGGGGCGAGCCAGAAGAACCCGGCCATCGCCAGACCGAAGCCGAGGATGCCGGCCGCGTAGTTGTTGACGAGCATCTCGAAGCCCGGCTTGATCTTGCCGTCCCAGATCTTGTCGATCTGCTTGATGAGGTACGCACCGAGCGGTCCGCAGATCATCGCGCCGAGGATCATCGTGGTGCCGTTCGCACCGATGATGACGCCCATGGTCATGATCGACCCGACGACGGCGCCGCGGGTCTCGTAGACCATCCGGCCGCCCTGGATCGCGATCGCGAGCGGGATGAGGTACGTCAGGATCGGCCCGACGAGGCCGACGTTGGCGACGCCGCCCGTCTCACCGAAGCCGCCGAGGATGCCCACGGGCGTCCAGCCGGTCTCGATGAAGAAGGCGGTGATGATGCCCCACGCGATGAAGATCGCGATGTTGGGCATGACCATGCCGGAGAGGAACGTGCCGAACTTCTGAACGGCGACGCGTGCGCCGCCCCGCGACTTCGCGGGTGCGTCGGGCGCTGCAACGGACGACGTTGTCATGTGCGGTGACTTTCTGTGTGGTGGAGCTGCTGCGTGGTGCGGGGAGGGGTGGTGCCGGTGGTGCGTGCTCAGGCGGCGTGCGCCGCGGCTGCGGCGGACTTCGCGGCCGCCGCCGTGCTCGCGGCGAGTGCCGCCTGGGCCATCTCACGGGCC from Curtobacterium sp. MCJR17_020 includes:
- a CDS encoding PTS mannitol transporter subunit IICB; translated protein: MTTSSVAAPDAPAKSRGGARVAVQKFGTFLSGMVMPNIAIFIAWGIITAFFIETGWTPVGILGGFGETGGVANVGLVGPILTYLIPLAIAIQGGRMVYETRGAVVGSIMTMGVIIGANGTTMILGAMICGPLGAYLIKQIDKIWDGKIKPGFEMLVNNYAAGILGFGLAMAGFFWLAPLFKLIAEGLGDAVNFLVQHSLLPLASVIIEPAKVFFLNNAINHGVLDQLGAQQVQESGKSILFLLEANPGPGLGLLLAFTFFGVGIARSTAPGAIIIQFFGGIHEIYFPYVLQKPVLFIAVILGGATGVATNVAFQSGLVAPASPGSIFAVLGATERNSFLGVILSVVLSAAVSFAVSSFFLLASRKRDLANGGGDMSAAMAKLQANKGRDVNSATAGLLGNNAPANTEEAAASGTTATATRVQNLVFACDAGMGSSAMGASVLRNKIKKAGIEGVTVSNKAIANLTGDEDLIITQEELTDRAKQKNPNAQHVSVGNFMNAPQYDQVVEQLKNQ